A segment of the Calditrichota bacterium genome:
ACGAAGTAAAAAAAGCGAGCCGGAAAGCATCATCAGCGCGAATCCGGGGAGCAGATACAGCACAACGTGATAGAGATTCACTTTTGCCATGGCAGTGGTTGCCAGCAGCATTCCCAGCGGATAGATGAGCAACAAAACATGCCGATACCACACATTTATTGCTGCCTTGCGCGCAGCAGAAACGCCCTCTCCGCTTTTTTCGATCAACGGCGCAGAAAGCAGCGCACCGCCGGGCATGGGCAGCATGCCCACGAATGCTGCGGAAAAAACCATCACTGTTTTTTGGCTGAAAGGCAAATTATTGACAAAGTCATCCATCAAGCCGCTCTGCTGCATGATGCCGCCGATGACGGGAATGATTCCCACAGACATTGCCAGTAGCAGCACCGACGGATCCGAGAGAGTCTGCCAGGTGAGCCGGAGCATCTGCGCCACAGACAGGCTGAAAATTCCCAGCAAATAGGAGCCGATTACCAGCGCCAGCCAGAGACTTTTGCGGGAGACGAGCAGAATGACGAGAAACGAGAGAAAAAAACCGAACCAGATAATCATGCGTCACTCAAAAACTTTTGAATACGCGCGCCAGCGGCGTACCGGGCGCAGAAAGTGAAATGTCGCACATGTAGCCGAGCGGAGTTTGTGAGACGTCATAGCCCACAGTCGCGAGCCGCTGCCTGGCCTGAACAAAAATTTCTTTGACTGTCCCGGCAGAACCTTTGCTGTCGGAAAGATGCGAGAAAGAGTGGAGCACGATTTTTTTGGTATTGTTTTTTCCGGCAAGCCACTTCACATTTTTTATCAGCCGTGTGACGGAATGGGAAATTTTTTTCTCATCTTCAGCCTCGACGTGAATGAAAGCCAAAATTGCATTCTCCGCAGCGCCTTCAATGGCCTCGTCATCGAATTCGTCCGAGGCTTTCAAAACCGGACTGTAGTGAAAAGAATCTACGTAAAACATGAGCAATTTCATTGTTTTCCTGCCATTTCTTTTTTTCGGAAACGATTCCAAACATTCAAAAATACAAGCAAACCCAATATTTCAGCGGCGATCAGCAACTCCCAGTGGTAACTTTCCGGGATTCCCTGACGCAGCACAAGCGGCGCGTCTAAAATGAATGAAATAAAAATGAATAGCGGAATCATCAGAAAGGGGAGCCATTCCCACTTTTGCAAACTGAAGCGAAAACCGCTGTCTTCAATCATCAAAATCACCAGTGCGCCGGCGATCAAAGAAATCGAAACAATGACCGGCGCCAGCACGGGGCCCGCCCAGGGAGCCGGAATGAGAAACAGCAAATCCCAGGTGAATAAAGAAGCGGGCCAATTAAGAAAAATTTTCAGCCACGCGTAATACCAAATGTCCCACACGCCGAACAGAAACATGAAAAAGGCGAACCGCGTCCAGCGGCTCTTTCCGGCGATGATTGCCGCCGTTAGCAGCATCACCAGCGTCGCCGCTTCTCTGCCGATTTCAATCAGCGCCATTTTTTGCGGGATGAGAATGATCGGAAATTGAAAGCCGTTCGGGGAAAAAATTTCGCGCAAATAAACAACGACCGCTGATTCCAAATAAGCCATGGCAACGCCAAAAAGGAACATCCAGAGCAAAATTTTTCTGTTTTCTTTTTTGATCAGCATGGGAATCACTCCTTTTTTGCCTCAGCAAACTATTTTTCGGTCAGGCGAGCGCGCAGCAGGCGAACGATATTGCGAAAATATGTTTTCTCATCAAAATCGTCAAATCCGCGCTTGCGTAAATAATTTTTCCAATCCACTTTCAAATAGTCCTGCGCCAGCCGGCATTCCGTTTTTTTGAAAATAAGCCGGAAAATCCAGGGCTTTTTTTCCAGATCAAATTCTTCGTAGTCCAAAATGAAAAGTTCGCCGCCGGGCTTGAGCGCTTTTCTGGCATTGGCGATAATTTTCTCCTGTTTCTCCGGCGGGAAGCCGTGAAAAACAAAAGACAACAGCGCTTTGTCAAATTCGTTTTCCAACGACAGCGGCTCATCGATACGCATCTTTCGGACGCCAACGTTGGGAAATTTCGCACAATTTTTCCCGAATTGCGCGATCATTTCCTCGCCAATGTCCAGCCCCAAAATCGCGCCCTTTTCCGACAGAAACTCTGCCATCAGGCAAGCGTTTCTCCCGGTGCCGCAGCCCATGTCCAGAATTCTATCGTCGGGCTGAATGTTCATGTCGGAAATCGCTTTTCGGATAAAAGATTTGTATTTTCCCAGCGAGATAAAATCCAACAGCGCATCGTAGTGTTTTGCTTCAAAGCCTTTTATTTCGACTTTTGTCTCTTTCGACATGATTTTTCCTTACTTTAAAAAATTAAGAAATGTTGTGTTTTTTGCTGTAATCAGTCAAATAAAAGCCGCTGCCATGAAAAATCACTCCGGCTCCTTTTCCAATGATAATATCCGCCACAGTTCCGCATTTTGGGCACAGCACAACCGCTTCATCCACAATGCTGCGAAATAACTCAAATTCGTGCCCGCATTTTTTGCAACGATAATCATAAGTTGGCATTTCTTTTTATCCTTCCTTTCATTCGAAAATATTTTCTGCCACCAAGACTCGAAGACACAAAGTTTTTTTCTTGTTATCTTCGAAGTCGCTTTTTCTTACTTTTTTTCAACTATAAGTTCACGCTGATCGCGCGGATTTACGCAGAAATGACAAAATAATTTTTTTAATTAATTTTCTCTTCGTGCTTTGCGCCTTTGTGGTTTAAAAAAATTTCTCATCAGAATTTTAGATGAAAAATCAGCAAAAAGATTCTTGTTTATTTCTCTTTCTCCGTGTCATCCGTGCCTACCCCACAGATTTTTTAACAATAAAATCGCCTTTATTCACACCCAAAATTTTCGCGACGTGGTCGCATTTCGCCATCAAAATAAAATAGAGAGGTCGTTGGCAATTCATCAGACTTTCGAAATTTCCCTGACCTTTGGAAATGATCAAATCCGCGTCGTAGAAAATCTTCCGAAATTCAGCCGAAGTGTCAGGCAAAATTGTACCCGGCGCATCGTCGCCATTGTCGATGATTGTCACTAAATCACTCAGCCCGATTTGTTCTGCGTCCTGTCGCGTGGCATCGTTAATGACCGCATTGCCGCGCACAGCAAAATAAACGCGCGGATGTTGCAGCGTTTGCAGCAAAATTCTGTCCAAAACGATCTCTCCGGCGTTATCCCCCAGATAGAGCACGCTCTTCGCATTTCGAATGTCGTTCTCCAATTGCGCGGAATCATCAACCGCCAGCGTCACTGTTTTCGCCCTTTCAATGGTGCTGTGAATGTCAAAATTGTTATTGGCGACAAAATCAATCACGTTTCCTGCAATCGCCAAGCGCAGCGCTGCTTCAAACGGACGCTCGCTCCGCTGTACAAATTCCGTCAATTCATCGTACCTGTCCAAAAGTAGGGAATTGAATTTCTGCTTCAAGCCGGCATACGGATCCGCATCGCCTAAAAATTTCCGAATCACGCGATGCAAATCCCGACCCATCTCAATGGGGGATTGGTCAAAGGGCACGCCGCTCAAAAACCGCAACACTTCTTTAATCAGCGGCTCCCGTTTTTCCGGCGGGACAACACCGTTCTTGATTAAATTAATCACACTCCCCATGGCGCAGGGAATGCATTCGTAGGAAAAAGAAATCATTTCCGGATATTTTTCGCTCATTTTATTTTCTCGCTATGCTCTGGGCCCAAACAATTTCGTTCCGATTCTGACAATATTCGCGCCCTCTTCGATTGCCACTTCGTAGCTGTTACTCATTCCCATGGAAAGAAATTTCATCTCCGCCTTGGGCAGGTTCTCTTTTTTAATTTTTTCAAAAATTTCCC
Coding sequences within it:
- a CDS encoding DUF401 family protein, which encodes MIIWFGFFLSFLVILLVSRKSLWLALVIGSYLLGIFSLSVAQMLRLTWQTLSDPSVLLLAMSVGIIPVIGGIMQQSGLMDDFVNNLPFSQKTVMVFSAAFVGMLPMPGGALLSAPLIEKSGEGVSAARKAAINVWYRHVLLLIYPLGMLLATTAMAKVNLYHVVLYLLPGFALMMLSGSLFLLR
- a CDS encoding class I SAM-dependent methyltransferase, which produces MSKETKVEIKGFEAKHYDALLDFISLGKYKSFIRKAISDMNIQPDDRILDMGCGTGRNACLMAEFLSEKGAILGLDIGEEMIAQFGKNCAKFPNVGVRKMRIDEPLSLENEFDKALLSFVFHGFPPEKQEKIIANARKALKPGGELFILDYEEFDLEKKPWIFRLIFKKTECRLAQDYLKVDWKNYLRKRGFDDFDEKTYFRNIVRLLRARLTEK
- a CDS encoding zinc ribbon domain-containing protein, whose product is MPTYDYRCKKCGHEFELFRSIVDEAVVLCPKCGTVADIIIGKGAGVIFHGSGFYLTDYSKKHNIS
- a CDS encoding DUF89 family protein, which translates into the protein MSEKYPEMISFSYECIPCAMGSVINLIKNGVVPPEKREPLIKEVLRFLSGVPFDQSPIEMGRDLHRVIRKFLGDADPYAGLKQKFNSLLLDRYDELTEFVQRSERPFEAALRLAIAGNVIDFVANNNFDIHSTIERAKTVTLAVDDSAQLENDIRNAKSVLYLGDNAGEIVLDRILLQTLQHPRVYFAVRGNAVINDATRQDAEQIGLSDLVTIIDNGDDAPGTILPDTSAEFRKIFYDADLIISKGQGNFESLMNCQRPLYFILMAKCDHVAKILGVNKGDFIVKKSVG